A single window of Acidimicrobiales bacterium DNA harbors:
- a CDS encoding WhiB family transcriptional regulator, translating into MALTWSRNIEWDVDDWRDQAACRDTDPDLFFPIGSTGPAIEQIEAAKAVCMQCDAQRSCLEFALATNQESGIWGGTSEDERRKLRKAWLASQRRAS; encoded by the coding sequence GTGGCCCTTACCTGGAGCCGCAATATCGAGTGGGACGTAGACGACTGGCGCGACCAAGCGGCATGCCGTGACACCGACCCGGACCTTTTCTTCCCGATCGGGAGCACCGGTCCAGCGATCGAGCAGATCGAGGCGGCGAAGGCAGTCTGCATGCAGTGCGACGCTCAGCGGTCCTGTCTCGAGTTTGCCCTCGCAACCAACCAGGAGTCCGGAATCTGGGGCGGGACTTCCGAGGACGAGAGGCGCAAGTTGCGCAAGGCTTGGCTGGCCAGCCAGCGCCGAGCGTCTTAG
- a CDS encoding diacylglycerol kinase family protein, with product MRLLLIVNTSASSVTARARVVIQKSLAADHEVTVAETSRRGHATRLAQGAASRGTDVVVVLGGDGTLNEAANGIAGTGCALGVLPGGSTNVFARTIGMTNDPIEATGELLSALGAGPAGIRTVGLGSVNGRRYLFHVGVGFDAAVVAQVEKRSAIKKYLGHAFFAYAALDTWARGFDRRRPHFSMELERRDGEKVSVEDGYFAIVLNTNPYTFLGERPFNVAPAATLDTPLSAVVLRSLGAATFLGLAATALRRNEGLKNSRKVSVVDDVVRAVLLPRGDVPYQVDGDYLGAASHLEFRWEPETLRLVVPENGRI from the coding sequence GTGCGCCTGCTCCTGATCGTCAACACGTCGGCGTCCTCGGTCACGGCCCGCGCCAGGGTGGTGATCCAGAAGTCCCTCGCGGCGGACCACGAGGTGACCGTCGCCGAGACAAGCAGGCGGGGACACGCCACGCGGCTCGCCCAGGGCGCGGCTTCACGCGGCACCGACGTCGTCGTGGTGCTCGGGGGGGACGGGACCCTGAACGAGGCCGCGAACGGCATCGCCGGTACCGGCTGCGCGCTGGGTGTGCTCCCCGGCGGGTCGACCAACGTGTTCGCCAGGACTATCGGGATGACAAACGACCCGATCGAGGCGACCGGGGAGCTGTTGTCGGCGCTGGGGGCGGGACCCGCAGGAATCCGCACGGTCGGCCTCGGGAGCGTCAACGGCCGGCGCTACCTGTTCCACGTCGGCGTCGGATTCGACGCCGCGGTCGTAGCCCAGGTCGAAAAACGCTCAGCCATCAAGAAGTACCTCGGCCACGCGTTCTTCGCCTACGCCGCGCTCGACACTTGGGCCCGTGGCTTCGACCGGCGCCGCCCCCACTTCTCCATGGAACTCGAGCGGCGAGACGGCGAGAAGGTGAGCGTCGAAGACGGGTACTTCGCAATCGTCTTGAACACCAACCCGTACACGTTTCTCGGGGAGCGGCCGTTCAATGTGGCGCCGGCTGCGACCTTGGACACCCCTCTCAGCGCGGTCGTGCTGCGGTCGCTCGGTGCGGCGACGTTCCTCGGCCTCGCCGCAACCGCTCTCCGGCGTAACGAAGGGCTCAAGAACTCCCGAAAGGTTTCAGTGGTGGACGACGTCGTACGGGCCGTGCTCCTGCCCCGTGGGGACGTCCCGTACCAGGTGGACGGCGACTACTTGGGGGCTGCCTCCCATCTGGAATTCCGATGGGAACCGGAGACCCTGCGGCTGGTCGTCCCGGAGAACGGGAGGATTTGA
- a CDS encoding SigB/SigF/SigG family RNA polymerase sigma factor, which translates to MTDRDSLRESFAEYARSGDVVLRDQLVSAHMGLASYLARRFANRGQPLDDLVQVASLGLLKAVDRFDPGLGIEFSTYATTTIVGELKRHLRDKGWAVRAPRRMQELYLNLSQVIDALGQELGRSPTIAELANEAGVSEEDVLEALEAGQAYRFASLDAPKGDGEGGDSLGERLGGEDTELARAEGRATLDPLLRQLPSKQRHVVELRFFEGLTQSEIARRLGISQMQVSRLLTRSVAQLRSLAKAPPSDQG; encoded by the coding sequence GTGACTGACCGCGACTCGCTCCGGGAATCGTTCGCCGAGTACGCGCGCTCCGGCGACGTGGTGCTCCGCGATCAGTTGGTGTCGGCGCACATGGGACTGGCGTCGTATCTCGCCCGGCGTTTTGCCAACCGAGGTCAACCGCTGGACGATTTGGTGCAGGTCGCTTCGCTCGGTCTTTTGAAAGCGGTCGACCGTTTCGATCCAGGACTGGGCATCGAGTTCTCCACGTACGCGACGACCACGATCGTCGGTGAGCTGAAGAGGCACCTCCGGGACAAAGGATGGGCGGTTCGTGCCCCACGCCGGATGCAAGAGCTGTACCTCAACCTGAGCCAGGTCATCGACGCGCTCGGCCAGGAACTCGGACGATCACCCACCATCGCCGAGCTGGCCAACGAGGCCGGCGTATCGGAGGAAGACGTGCTGGAGGCGCTCGAAGCCGGACAGGCTTACCGTTTTGCTTCGCTCGACGCGCCAAAGGGAGACGGCGAGGGCGGGGACTCTCTCGGAGAGCGCCTGGGAGGCGAAGACACCGAACTCGCACGGGCTGAGGGTCGTGCAACGCTCGACCCTCTGCTTCGCCAGCTCCCCTCCAAACAACGCCACGTCGTCGAGCTGCGGTTCTTCGAGGGCCTCACTCAGTCGGAGATCGCCCGACGGCTGGGCATATCGCAGATGCAGGTCTCGCGGCTTCTGACCCGTTCGGTCGCGCAGCTCCGTTCGCTCGCGAAGGCGCCGCCATCCGACCAGGGTTGA
- a CDS encoding electron transfer flavoprotein subunit beta/FixA family protein has translation MNVVVCVKQIPDPASPGRLDPQTHNLVREGKLIMDESDSYGVEMGLRLAEQAGGGEVTLVSMAPNNETSGLRTALAMGAAKAILVSDPVLAGSDALGTAKVLAAAIKRAEPDLIVAATESTDGYTGTLPVQVAELLGLPAVTFAKKVSVSGGKVHVERQTEAGYDEVEVALPAVITVTAGVVEPRYPSFKGIMAAKGKPVDELKVSDLGVDSGSVGNGGAGQEVVSVAPAEARKAGEVVVDEGDAHERIIAFLEELKVI, from the coding sequence ATGAACGTTGTCGTCTGCGTCAAGCAGATTCCCGACCCGGCGTCCCCCGGGAGGCTGGACCCTCAGACCCACAACCTGGTGCGCGAGGGCAAGCTGATCATGGATGAGTCCGACTCCTACGGCGTGGAGATGGGGCTCCGGCTGGCGGAGCAGGCCGGCGGAGGCGAGGTCACCCTGGTTTCGATGGCCCCCAACAACGAGACAAGCGGCTTGCGCACCGCTCTCGCGATGGGCGCGGCCAAGGCGATCCTCGTGAGCGACCCGGTGCTGGCAGGATCGGACGCTCTCGGCACTGCGAAGGTGCTCGCGGCCGCCATCAAGCGGGCCGAGCCGGATCTGATCGTCGCGGCGACGGAGTCCACCGACGGTTACACCGGCACGCTGCCGGTGCAAGTTGCCGAGCTTCTCGGGCTACCGGCAGTGACATTCGCGAAAAAGGTCAGCGTCTCCGGCGGCAAGGTCCACGTCGAACGCCAGACCGAAGCGGGTTACGACGAGGTCGAAGTGGCGTTGCCGGCGGTCATCACCGTTACGGCCGGTGTGGTGGAGCCGAGGTACCCGTCGTTCAAGGGCATCATGGCCGCCAAAGGGAAGCCGGTAGACGAGCTGAAAGTTTCGGACCTGGGTGTCGACTCCGGCTCGGTCGGTAACGGCGGCGCGGGCCAAGAGGTCGTTTCGGTCGCGCCTGCCGAGGCCCGCAAGGCGGGCGAGGTCGTCGTCGACGAGGGCGACGCTCACGAGCGGATCATCGCGTTCCTCGAAGAGCTCAAGGTCATCTAG
- a CDS encoding electron transfer flavoprotein subunit alpha/FixB family protein: protein MALNKIWVVVVRAGDNVAPVSLELLTKARELGSTVEGITWGDASGLAGDVGAHGATALHTVGDLGGGLAGPAVAAAIADKISSGDAPDAIFIPQTYDGRDIAGRLSARIDRPVLTNVVGLEAQDGSLVTEHAIFGGTEMLDAKFTAGAPGIYVIRAKSFAAEPSGGGAAAVDTWSVPDLGAAGSAKVLGSHVEETEGPKLDEAAVVVSGGRGLGQADGYKMIEDLAKLLKAAPGASRAIVDAGWVPYSHQVGQTGKTVKPTVYIAAGISGATQHMVGMKGSKNIIAINKDQEAPIFSIADLGVVGDVNKVLPKLIEALRARA from the coding sequence ATGGCACTGAACAAGATCTGGGTCGTAGTTGTCCGCGCGGGTGACAACGTCGCGCCTGTCTCCCTCGAACTTCTGACCAAGGCGCGCGAACTGGGCTCCACGGTGGAAGGAATCACGTGGGGCGACGCGAGCGGGCTCGCTGGTGACGTCGGAGCTCACGGCGCGACCGCACTGCACACAGTCGGGGATCTCGGAGGAGGGCTCGCAGGTCCTGCGGTCGCAGCGGCGATCGCCGACAAGATCTCTTCCGGGGACGCACCGGACGCGATCTTCATTCCGCAGACTTACGACGGTCGCGACATCGCGGGGCGGCTTTCGGCTCGCATCGACCGGCCCGTGCTCACCAACGTGGTTGGGCTCGAGGCGCAGGACGGAAGCCTCGTTACCGAGCACGCGATCTTCGGTGGCACCGAGATGCTGGACGCGAAATTCACCGCCGGTGCGCCCGGGATCTACGTCATCCGGGCGAAGTCCTTCGCTGCCGAGCCGAGTGGCGGCGGCGCCGCAGCAGTCGACACTTGGAGTGTCCCTGATCTTGGTGCTGCCGGGTCTGCAAAGGTGCTCGGGTCCCACGTCGAGGAAACCGAAGGACCGAAACTGGACGAGGCCGCGGTTGTCGTATCCGGAGGCCGCGGCTTGGGCCAGGCGGACGGGTACAAGATGATCGAGGACTTGGCCAAGCTTCTCAAGGCGGCGCCCGGTGCGTCGCGCGCCATCGTCGACGCCGGATGGGTGCCTTACTCGCACCAGGTCGGCCAGACCGGCAAGACGGTCAAGCCGACCGTTTACATCGCGGCCGGGATCTCAGGCGCAACCCAGCACATGGTCGGCATGAAGGGCTCGAAGAACATCATCGCCATCAACAAGGACCAGGAGGCGCCGATCTTCTCGATCGCCGACCTCGGGGTCGTAGGCGACGTGAACAAGGTGCTGCCCAAGCTCATCGAAGCGCTCCGAGCCCGAGCGTGA
- a CDS encoding SCO1664 family protein, with protein MPPDQRPPVSRSLSALCAGEVEVQGRMPWSSNATFLVTVRPADGSENEPLVAVYKPAAGERPLWDFPGGLYRREIAAYELSAALGWNFVPETIERADAPMGPGALQRFVDADFEQHYFTLLEEDRFHRPLKRMATFDVVANNADRKGGHCLVDDEGQVWGIDHGLCFHPEPKLRTVIWDFAGERVDDDDLTDLARLVDDGIPPSLHEHLRPNEVAALKARIRRLLDRARLPEPRSDRPYPWPLV; from the coding sequence GTGCCCCCGGACCAACGGCCACCGGTCTCCCGCTCGCTGAGCGCGCTCTGCGCCGGCGAGGTCGAGGTCCAGGGCCGCATGCCCTGGAGCAGCAACGCCACGTTCCTCGTGACCGTCCGCCCGGCTGACGGTTCTGAAAACGAACCTCTCGTGGCGGTCTACAAGCCGGCCGCGGGAGAACGCCCGCTGTGGGACTTCCCGGGGGGCCTGTACCGCCGTGAGATCGCGGCTTACGAGCTGTCAGCCGCGCTCGGATGGAACTTCGTTCCCGAGACCATCGAACGCGCGGACGCGCCGATGGGACCGGGGGCGCTTCAACGGTTCGTCGACGCGGACTTCGAGCAGCATTACTTCACACTCCTCGAAGAGGATCGCTTCCACCGCCCCTTGAAGCGGATGGCAACGTTCGACGTTGTCGCCAACAATGCTGACCGCAAAGGCGGCCACTGTTTGGTGGACGACGAGGGCCAGGTATGGGGCATAGACCACGGATTGTGCTTCCACCCGGAGCCGAAGCTGCGAACCGTCATATGGGACTTCGCCGGCGAGCGCGTCGACGACGACGACCTGACGGACCTGGCGAGGCTCGTCGATGACGGAATCCCACCGTCACTGCACGAACACCTCCGGCCGAACGAGGTGGCCGCGCTCAAGGCTCGAATCCGCAGACTCCTCGACCGCGCTCGCCTACCGGAGCCGAGAAGCGACCGCCCCTACCCGTGGCCGCTTGTTTGA
- a CDS encoding DUF3090 domain-containing protein: MSRSFDLPEVEWATVGTVGEPGHRTFYIQARQGDQHVTLKLEKQQVAALAQFIGEILSDLPVPESTPPDDELELTEPVLAEWIVGSIQLAYDSDADRIVVVAEEITVEPEADDHDTETGDTETGDTETGDAENGGLLIDPDLGPSIGGSEALEDQAIGRFGLTRSQAAAMVRRGRDLVRAGRPACPLCGNPMDPEGHSCPRTNGHRSPAR, from the coding sequence ATGAGCCGATCCTTCGATCTCCCGGAGGTGGAGTGGGCGACCGTCGGAACTGTCGGGGAGCCCGGTCACAGAACGTTCTACATCCAGGCGCGGCAGGGCGATCAGCACGTCACCCTGAAGCTGGAGAAGCAGCAAGTCGCCGCGCTCGCGCAGTTCATCGGTGAAATACTCTCCGACCTTCCGGTGCCGGAATCGACCCCACCCGACGACGAGCTCGAGTTGACCGAGCCTGTGCTAGCAGAGTGGATCGTCGGAAGCATCCAGCTGGCCTATGACAGCGACGCGGACCGGATCGTCGTGGTAGCCGAGGAGATCACAGTTGAACCTGAGGCAGACGACCATGACACTGAGACCGGGGACACTGAGACCGGGGACACTGAGACCGGGGACGCAGAGAACGGGGGACTCCTGATCGACCCCGACCTAGGACCTTCGATCGGCGGATCCGAAGCCCTGGAAGATCAGGCGATCGGCCGGTTCGGGCTCACCAGATCGCAGGCCGCGGCGATGGTCAGGCGAGGGCGGGACTTGGTGCGCGCGGGTCGCCCAGCGTGTCCTCTGTGCGGCAATCCGATGGACCCTGAAGGTCATTCGTGCCCCCGGACCAACGGCCACCGGTCTCCCGCTCGCTGA
- a CDS encoding histidine phosphatase family protein has protein sequence MGAPPPATLVFLVRHGTTPTTGALLPGRAPGLHLSDKGKAQAESVGERLRGWAQANPERGNPERGNPERANPERANPEQANPEQANPEQDGKRTTRRKKAPGPSRPSIGGIYASPLERTKETAAAIAAALGSRVRMDRGLLECDFGEWTGGSLKDLSKLPEWSTVQRYPSGFRFPGGESFAEMQTRIVGALHGICERHPGEAVIAVSHADPIKAVVADAMGTHLDLFQRIVISPCSITVISYGSLGPTVLAVNSTGSIGDLVPS, from the coding sequence ATGGGAGCCCCGCCTCCGGCAACCTTGGTATTTCTCGTGCGACACGGGACCACTCCGACGACCGGAGCGCTGCTTCCCGGCCGCGCGCCCGGTTTGCACCTGTCGGACAAGGGGAAGGCTCAGGCGGAATCGGTCGGCGAGAGGTTGAGAGGCTGGGCGCAAGCCAATCCGGAACGGGGCAATCCCGAACGGGGCAATCCCGAACGGGCCAATCCCGAACGGGCCAATCCCGAACAGGCCAATCCCGAACAAGCCAATCCCGAACAAGATGGCAAGAGGACCACTAGGAGGAAGAAGGCGCCGGGACCGAGCCGGCCCTCGATCGGGGGTATCTACGCGTCGCCGCTCGAACGAACCAAGGAAACAGCCGCTGCGATCGCTGCGGCGCTCGGATCCCGTGTTCGAATGGATCGAGGCCTGCTCGAATGCGATTTCGGCGAATGGACCGGAGGCTCGTTGAAGGACCTGTCCAAATTGCCTGAGTGGTCGACGGTGCAGCGGTACCCGAGTGGGTTCCGTTTTCCGGGTGGCGAATCATTCGCAGAGATGCAGACGAGGATTGTGGGGGCGCTGCACGGGATCTGCGAGCGCCACCCGGGCGAAGCCGTCATCGCGGTGTCTCACGCCGATCCGATCAAGGCGGTCGTAGCAGATGCGATGGGGACGCACCTCGATCTGTTTCAGCGGATCGTCATATCTCCCTGCTCGATCACCGTGATCAGCTACGGGTCTCTCGGTCCGACCGTCCTGGCGGTCAACTCAACCGGTTCCATCGGCGACCTGGTGCCGTCATGA